The nucleotide sequence GAACCATTAAGGCTTCTCTAACGTTAATTTCCTTAAATGAAATTCAGTCCATGACTTGTGTCTACATCTATGAGGGTGTTTATTAATGGAGCCtacaaagcatttatttatattgcctAGATAAATGATGCAAGTACACGTCAGAGATTAAACATAAAGATCCTGCTTCTGTTACCAAAGTCAAAACGTGGTGACTGCAATTCCATGTTGGTGATATCTTCTGTTCTTAAGATCTTCCAGTCACATTGGATGAAATATCAAAATTccagaaataaaaatgcaatagcTATATATGCCATAAGTAATACATAGAAACAACATAGAGTAAACTCATAACACAGGGTTCTGTCTTTAAATTTAGATTAACTTATGATTTTATGGATTGTATTGGAGTTCATTAGTTTTTGGCATGAAATTAATGGCCACGTGCTGCAGTCCAGTAAGTCAAAGAAGACCCTGAATATGAATTTATATTCATTGGAAATACAGCAGCAACCATTCATTTAAATAACCAGTAATCTTAAACTTTATTTGTTTCAATGACActggcagaagaaaaaaaagaaaaagaagcttTATTGGCAACCTCCTCAAAACAAAGACTTACAAACATCAGACCAACTTAATATGAGCatgtgttttataattttttattctgttctttCAAGCATATGTTTAAATATGATGATGTATAAGAGGTTTTAGCATTGGTCTAGGCAGCGATAACAAGCTGCTGATCTAGTCTAAATGTAGACTAAAACGCCCAGCCATGTGCGGTCTACCACAGTATGAGCTTTTGATCTATTTTGCAATTGTAACATAATGGTGCTGCAAACCACACACCACTGCTTGGCTCTTCGGCTCTTGCAGTAACTTGCAGGGTTCTCCCTGGAGCATAAGCATCGTGTGTTGCACCTTAGCAGACCTTATTCGGGTGTTCGTCTGTATGTCTGTTGAAGTGGCTTAGTTGTCAAGATGGATGATGAGAGGCAAAGGACCAGATGGTAAAGGGTCATGAGTGAGTTTTAGGGGATAGAGTTGAATTGACAGGGGGGGTCAAAGGGTAGAGGAATGTCCATGAGTCTCTGTTTTACTGCACATTCTCCATCATCTTGAGGAATTCTGGGGAACAAATGAGCACAACATTGTTAAAAGATTACACGTTCAAACTGATAAAACCTCatacatcatttattcatcaagAGTCTGGAATACACTTATCTTAATAATACAATCATTTAATACACAACATCTTACCATCAAAGTCCAGCATGCCATCAGAGTTTTTGTCTCCCTCCTTGAGCAGCTCATCGATTTCATCCTCCGTGATAGACTCCCCAGTGCTGCGGATGATCTCAGCGAACTCATCTCTGTCAATGTAGCCATCGGCGTTCCTGTaagcaaatagaaaaaaaataagaaaataagatgctggaagatatatatttttttatttctactatGAAGAACACAGTTGTATTAGAGTACATACTTGTCAAACACACGGAAGCATTCTGCCAACTCTTCCTCGCTCTTGCCAGCCTGGTCCTCCTTTAGAAGTCTCACCATCATGACCAAGAACTCCTCAAAGTCAATGGTACCGCTGCCTGGGATTATACAAGAGATAAATCTCTATCAGTATCCAGAACAGACAgaattttttacaatgtttatgTAGTGTCTAATTCAAAATTcgacaaaaaatttaatgaataaagATGTATGTAAAAGCAGTGACTTTTCACTGTTTGTTACAGTTATGGAAATCACATCGACCATTATCAAACCTGTATTTAAGTTATTAGCCTGACTGAatagttatttaaattacatgGATTAAATAACACTATAAAATAATatcactttttatttactttatacagTCTGTTGGTAGAAAGgccagaaataataataataataataataaaaataataataataataataataaaacactgcgGGTTGTGAATAGTGGATCAAACGAATTTCCTCCACCCTAACAAAGTTGAATATGTCTGATTGTCCTCACCGTCCTCATCGACCTCCTCAATGATTTCATTCAGCTCCTCTCTGGTTGGATTCTGGCCCAACATCCTCATCACGGTACCCAACTCCTTGGTGCTGATGTCGCCGCCACCGTCGGTATCAAACATATCGAAGGCAGCTTTGAACTCTGTTGTTAAACAGGACACAAAAAATAGGATTATTTGCAATCATCaattgaaaacacacacacacaaatatatatataggctactgTATAGGAATAATGTGTATTGTTTTCCCACTCACCGGCGAGCATCTCCTCGCTCAGGTAGGAGCGGGCCTCCTGTTGCGCGTCAGTCTACAAAACGCCATGACAGAatgttattagtattattattattattattgttgttgttgttgttgttattatttctttctaattAATCGATCTATTTTTTGTATGTGCAGGAATCAGCTCACTGCAGTAAAAGCGacgtggggggaaaaaacacgaCACTTTATTAAAATACGCACCAAATAAACGGCTTTTTAAACTCCACATGGCGCATCATCACATAATCACTGCATAGATTATTcacttgaataaaaaaaatagtttcaagatttgtctgttttatgtttaaaatcatttctcactttaaaatgctttaatatgattttttttttgtttgtttgtttttaatgtttaatgaacTATGCTGACTCAACAGCTATAAAACTACTTCCAAGCAGTTGGTTAAACCATCTTGCTATTTTAGGGATCAACAGGTTTTATCTCCCTAAGTTTGTGCCTGTACATGGCAAGACCGAAACTGAACTCCTGGAATGTGTCGCCTAAGCATGTCACCCTCTCACACACCAAGTTTGCTGACCCAGGGCAATCCGGATCATGTGGCATCTCGGCATCAGTCTTCCATTCTgcttgatttttaaaatatatttcactgTATTATGACCACAACAGAGCTATAACAcgaatatataatttaaaagtcACAATTTGCCGTTTTGCAGTTTCACAAATTCCAATATGCACTACACgttggaaaggaaaaaaaaaaaaaaaacatctggctagaatatatttaattttttgaacATGCCTAACTTTAATCATAAAAGAATCCTATATGTATAAAGGTAAATACAAACCTATATTCAACGTCAAATTTTCTTTAATCAAATCACCTTTTACaaaatttattcttcttctcaataatttacatatttaaaaatatatatttttacattttggctATAAGCCATTAGcagcatatttatttttgtttcatgcTTGAGTCCTGTGATCTCTTACCATGGTTGTGGTTTAGTTTTTTCCCCACTATTATCCACCAATCAAGCCCAAAGGAGTGGTCAATCCGCGTGCACCTCAACAGATAGACTAGACGTCAATGGAGAGTTCAGACACACTTTAAACAGGTCGGCTGAAGCCACGCCCACCGGCCATCCACGACCATCCAGATACACGATGTTGAACGCCTTTCCGAAGCCACGCCCACCACGGATGGCCAGAATTAGAATGTTGAACTTTTAGGGTTCTGAAGAACCTAAATCTAAATCTGAATTATAGGGATTACATGGCTGGAAGAAAGTTCCACTTTTAATAAGGATGAAATACAAAAACCTTAAATGTTTTGGACAAAGAGAGAAAGCGATGTGTTAAATAAGCAGCAAacgataaataaaaaagtcagatGGTTGTGATAAGAGTTTGGAGATGCAGTAATAGCTTGCTTGTTCCCAAGTCACAGAGAAGGCCTACTATGCTATCCAATGGTAACTTttttattcatccattcataACTGTTTTTCTCTGGCTAGGGTCACAGTGGATCCAGTGCCTATCCTGGGAGCAGGCATACAGACAGTGTGAAagttacacgcacacacacacaaaaaatgaaTCTATTTTTATTGACCAAGACAGGACTGCTAAAATAGTTAGATCTGAGCATTTTAAGAGCTAAAAATATTCTCTTAAAAACAGAAAGGGCATTTGGGTTTACTTCATGCTTTATGCCAGTCAGTCATGATTTAATGCACCATTCTAAAACATTTCACTAGTAAAGATTACCAAACAGTCACAATTTGCAGTTTGGCAGTTGTATAAATTCCAATATTTACAGAGCATGTTGCCATGGTCGATAATTGCAATCTATATTAATAACAGGCTAATTGCATTATTAACTGTGTGTCATGAGCAGAAATAACCCCCAGTGCAAAAGTGCTGTCATGCAGAACTTCGCAGAGCCCTGAATAGTAAATGATATTAATGACATGTGGCATGTCTCAAGCTATGTCCCACCCATCCCAAACAAACAGCACAGGTACCTAGCTTAAGACAACACACTCCTTGTATGGCATGTGTTTCCTGAGTGGGCAGTGTTTATTAAAGAATTAGAAGGAGGGGTAACCAGAcctgcgtgtgtatgtgttgtgaGATGCAGCCAGAATCTAATAGGGGGAGAAATGGGAGGAGGTAAATATGATGTACTGTGCATCAGAAgtgcaatgttttaaaaagagaatttgAGGGTGGTGTGCACCACAAGAGCAATGGCAACTTGTTGTAAAGCATCGCAACATGCCACAGAGAAGAAGCTCCTGAAGATCATGCCTAAATCCCTATTCACATAAGCGGAAGACAACGGATGCCAAAGGATCATATGACTAGGCAGCACAAAGAAGAGGGAAAATACATTTGGGGGCTTTATTCTCCCTTTTCCCATTTTGGATGAAAATTGTCTCGACACACAACTTAGTGTGTGTTTTGGCCATTTTAGTCTTTTGGGATCAACTATAATGTCAAAGTAACATGCATGCTGATTGAAGATCAATGAAAATCCCTTACTTCTGGAGGTAAGTACAGGAGGCAAAATTTAAGTATTGTCTTTAGAACCCTATCTGAAAAGAAGACTCTTAGATAAGGACAGGACAATGCTGTTAATGGTTATAGTGGAGGAAGAAATGAAGCACTGGGGAAGGACAACATGGAACCACTCTGAACAGCATGATGTCAGACTCCTGATTACCTTGAAGCTTTGATTATGTGGACTAAAAAAGTTCAATTAGAAAGGAACATTGCTAAGTACCTTCATCTTTTTCAtagtaaatgttaatattaataattgctCATATCAATTCAAACTGAGAATGATAAATGtcataatataaaatgaaatctttgaaAAGACTAAACTTTTAACTGAAACCAATACATGGTGGGACAGTTCATTTAGCATGACACCAAGACATAAAGGCAGACTGAGTCTGGTTTATTTAGGAACACTACAGGATGGGCAAGTAGGGCAAAAGAAGCGTCAAGTTTTCAAGGAGTGGTAGATCATATGTCATGAAGAAGCTGGAGCATAGGGGCAATGGGGtggggaggtgtgtgtatgtgaaatcCTCTTAAAAGGGCTTGATAGTTATTTATAGCCACTTCCACTGTCCCAAAGAGAAAGTTCCAGAAGATGTTACAACTCAGTCTTCCCATCCATTTCACATTGTCCTTGagataaacttttttcatgacttttccatGAGTCTACCAGGCTGATTTATGAAGTTTGGTGTGGTATGATTGGAGGCCGTGGAATGTGGAATCTTTACTGAACGTTCTCCATCATTTtcaaaaattctggaaaaggaaaaaaaaaggaaaattatttttttaaggtttaaggtTAAATTTTAAAGGTTTATTGAGTAACACACCTCTTTTGCTGTGAAAATGATGGCACCTAATTTCAAGATTAATTGATCTTCAATACAATGTTGTTTTAGACTActtatgtagtgtgtgtgcgcatgtgcatGTATATTGACATgagtttttctgttaaaatatgagaatgcaaatattatttgtatctaatataatttaataagcaataaaaaggaaataagaaTAGCTGGAATTGAATGAATGGTGTTCATTTTACCATCAAAGTCAATTTTGCCATCTTTGTTTGTGTCTCCATCTGTCATGAGCTCTTCTATCTCCTCCTCTGTAATTGGCTCCCCAGTGGAACGTAAGATGTCAGTGAACTCCTCACGGTCAATGAAACCATCTCCGTTCctgttatatattaaaaaaacaaaacaaaaagagtaGCAGTGAAACCCCACAGAAAGCATTCATCCTTagtgtttttaaataaggaCGCAGTCcatttctgaaaatgatttattctgAACATATAGATGCATAACAGATTTTGTAACAGAGGTGAAACTTCTAAACATAACacagttattatttattgtaatgtcCTTTGGACTTATAAACTGTGTACTATGCTTGAAACATCACTTGAACATAAACTCGAATGCTGGTCATTATATAAATGCCTTTctcttaaaattttataaattgtttttaaaattatcacAGAGTTTGGAGGGCAAAAATCCAATGAGAGATTTCGGAATTCCTTTCCCTGTGGCAGAGCTATAATATACACATTTAAGTAGAACCGCTTGTTAAACGATTACTATCTCTGTAAGATTAGTTTCCATACTTGTCAAAGACACGGAAGCATTCAGAAAGCTCCTCCTCGCTCTTGCCTGCCTGATCTTCCTTCATCTGTTGCACCATCATCACCAAGAACTCCTCGAAGTCAATGGTGCCACTGCCTGAGACAACACAG is from Clarias gariepinus isolate MV-2021 ecotype Netherlands chromosome 22, CGAR_prim_01v2, whole genome shotgun sequence and encodes:
- the tnnc2.2 gene encoding troponin C, skeletal muscle, whose amino-acid sequence is MTDAQQEARSYLSEEMLAEFKAAFDMFDTDGGGDISTKELGTVMRMLGQNPTREELNEIIEEVDEDGSGTIDFEEFLVMMVRLLKEDQAGKSEEELAECFRVFDKNADGYIDRDEFAEIIRSTGESITEDEIDELLKEGDKNSDGMLDFDEFLKMMENVQ
- the LOC128510475 gene encoding troponin C, skeletal muscle — its product is MPTEAQTDARSFLSEEMIAEFKAAFDMFDTDGGGDISTKELGTVMRMLGQNPSREELDAIIEEVDEDGSGTIDFEEFLVMMVQQMKEDQAGKSEEELSECFRVFDKNGDGFIDREEFTDILRSTGEPITEEEIEELMTDGDTNKDGKIDFDEFLKMMENVQ